A genomic stretch from Streptomyces venezuelae ATCC 10712 includes:
- a CDS encoding MsnO8 family LLM class oxidoreductase, with translation MSTFPGGIRFSVLDRSRTREGEPAPQALRDTVRLAQEVEALGYHRFWVSEHHSVPGVAGSAPTVLAAAVAAATSGIRVGTGGVMLPNHQPLVVAEQFGVLEALFPGRIDMGVGRSVGFTDGIRRALGRDKDDADRFAEQLDELLGWFTGEQTVHPQVHARPAEGLRVPPFVLATGEGAAIAAAAGLPLVIGDLRGRERLLAAVDTYRSAFRPSSWSAEPYVVIAGTVAVAATEEEARRLLMPEAWSLAHSRTRGVFPPLVAPGVIDGLAMTEKQRGFYEAGLDGHVHGTAEQVAEALERAVKETGAQEVLVTTGTYDRAALSESYRRLAEVVGLAPGTP, from the coding sequence GTGAGCACCTTCCCCGGCGGCATCCGCTTCTCCGTCCTCGACCGCTCCCGTACCAGGGAGGGCGAGCCCGCCCCTCAGGCCCTGCGCGACACCGTCCGGCTCGCCCAGGAGGTGGAGGCCTTGGGGTATCACCGTTTCTGGGTGTCGGAGCACCACAGTGTGCCCGGGGTGGCCGGGTCCGCGCCGACGGTGCTCGCGGCCGCCGTCGCCGCCGCCACGTCGGGCATCCGGGTCGGTACGGGCGGGGTGATGCTGCCCAACCACCAGCCGTTGGTGGTCGCGGAGCAGTTCGGGGTGCTCGAAGCCCTGTTCCCGGGCCGGATCGACATGGGTGTCGGGCGTTCGGTCGGCTTCACTGACGGCATCCGGCGGGCGCTCGGCCGGGACAAGGACGATGCCGACCGGTTCGCCGAGCAGCTCGACGAGCTGCTGGGCTGGTTCACCGGCGAGCAGACCGTCCACCCGCAGGTGCACGCGCGGCCCGCCGAGGGCCTGCGGGTGCCGCCGTTCGTGCTGGCCACCGGCGAGGGCGCGGCGATCGCCGCCGCGGCGGGGCTGCCGCTGGTCATCGGTGACCTGCGGGGCCGCGAGCGGCTCCTGGCAGCGGTCGACACGTACCGGTCCGCGTTCCGTCCCTCGTCGTGGTCCGCGGAGCCGTATGTGGTGATCGCGGGGACGGTGGCGGTGGCCGCGACGGAGGAGGAGGCCCGGCGGCTGCTGATGCCGGAGGCGTGGTCGCTCGCCCACTCCCGGACCCGGGGGGTCTTTCCGCCGCTCGTGGCGCCCGGGGTGATCGACGGGCTCGCGATGACGGAGAAGCAGCGCGGGTTCTACGAGGCGGGGCTCGACGGCCATGTGCACGGCACCGCGGAGCAGGTCGCGGAGGCGTTGGAGCGGGCCGTGAAGGAGACGGGGGCGCAGGAGGTGCTCGTCACCACCGGCACGTACGACCGGGCGGCGCTCAGCGAGTCGTACCGGAGGCTCGCGGAGGTGGTGGGCCTGGCCCCGGGGACGCCCTGA
- a CDS encoding succinate dehydrogenase: MAVSGLIMLGYLVAHVAGNLKVFFGPEEFNAYGHWLRVMGAPVLHHHWALWIVRIVLLAAVAAHAVSAYQLSRRDVKARPTAYVHRRRRASYATRTMRWGGIILALFIVWHVLDLTTGTVHPGGFEEGKPYQNVVDTFSTWYGNVIYIVAMLAVGLHVRHGFWSAAQTLGVGNARRERLLRALANTLALVLTAGFVSVPVAVMTGVVS; this comes from the coding sequence ATGGCCGTCAGCGGGCTGATCATGCTCGGCTATCTCGTCGCCCACGTCGCCGGCAACCTGAAGGTCTTCTTCGGCCCCGAGGAGTTCAACGCCTACGGCCACTGGCTGCGGGTCATGGGCGCCCCGGTGCTGCACCACCACTGGGCCCTCTGGATCGTCCGGATCGTGCTCCTCGCCGCCGTGGCCGCGCACGCCGTCTCCGCGTACCAGCTCAGCCGCCGCGACGTGAAGGCCCGCCCCACCGCGTACGTCCACCGGCGCAGGCGCGCCTCCTACGCCACCCGCACCATGCGCTGGGGCGGGATCATCCTCGCCCTGTTCATCGTCTGGCACGTCCTCGACCTGACCACCGGCACCGTCCACCCCGGTGGCTTCGAGGAGGGCAAGCCCTACCAGAACGTCGTCGACACCTTCTCCACCTGGTACGGCAACGTCATCTACATCGTCGCCATGCTCGCCGTCGGCCTCCACGTCCGGCACGGCTTCTGGAGCGCCGCCCAGACCCTCGGCGTCGGCAACGCCCGCCGTGAGCGCCTCCTCCGGGCCCTCGCCAACACCCTCGCGCTCGTCCTGACCGCGGGCTTCGTCTCCGTCCCCGTCGCCGTCATGACCGGAGTGGTGAGCTGA
- a CDS encoding fumarate reductase/succinate dehydrogenase flavoprotein subunit, translated as MSYLDYTTGAPVADHKAPAGPVAERWDTRRFQAKLVNPANRRKHRVIVVGTGLAGGSAGATLAEQGYHVVQFCFQDSPRRAHSIAAQGGINAAKNYRNDGDSIHRLFYDTVKGGDFRARESNVHRLAQISVEIIDQCVAQGVPFAREYGGLLDTRSFGGVQVSRTFYARGQTGQQLLLGAYQALSRQIAAGNVEMHARTEMLDLVVVDGRARGIVARDLITGEISTHYADAVVLASGGYGNVFYLSTNAMNSNATAVWRAHRRGAYFANPCFTQIHPTCIPRTGDHQSKLTLMSESLRNDGRIWVPKAKGDTRPAAEIPEDERDYYLERIYPSFGNLVPRDIASRAAKNVCDEGRGVGPGGQGVYLDFADAIRRMGRAAVEEKYGNLFDMYARITAENPYEVPMRIYPAVHYTMGGLWVDYDLQTTVPGLFAIGEANFSDHGANRLGASALMQGLADGYFVLPATINDYLARHPHAEPVTDEHPAVREVLAETEDRLNLLLAVDGDRTPDSFHRELGELMWEYCGMARTEAGLKTALARIPEIREEFWSRIKVPGTGREFNQSLEKANRIVDYLELAELMCLDALHRAESCGGHFREESQTPDGEAARRDEEFAYAAAWEFGGTGVSPVLHKEELTFEYVHPTQRSYA; from the coding sequence ATGAGCTACCTCGACTACACGACCGGAGCACCGGTCGCCGACCACAAGGCGCCCGCCGGCCCCGTCGCCGAACGCTGGGACACCCGCCGCTTCCAGGCCAAGCTGGTCAACCCCGCCAACCGGCGCAAGCACCGCGTCATCGTCGTCGGCACCGGCCTCGCCGGCGGCTCCGCCGGCGCCACCCTCGCCGAACAGGGCTACCACGTCGTCCAGTTCTGCTTCCAGGACTCCCCGCGCCGCGCCCACTCGATCGCCGCCCAGGGCGGCATCAACGCCGCCAAGAACTACCGCAACGACGGCGACTCCATCCACCGCCTCTTCTACGACACCGTCAAGGGCGGCGACTTCCGCGCCCGCGAGTCCAACGTCCACCGCCTCGCCCAGATCTCCGTCGAGATCATCGACCAGTGCGTCGCCCAGGGCGTCCCCTTCGCCCGCGAGTACGGCGGACTCCTCGACACCCGCTCCTTCGGCGGCGTCCAGGTCTCCCGCACCTTCTACGCCCGCGGCCAGACCGGCCAGCAGCTCCTCCTGGGCGCCTACCAGGCCCTGTCCCGGCAGATCGCGGCCGGAAACGTCGAGATGCACGCCCGTACGGAGATGCTCGACCTGGTCGTCGTCGACGGACGGGCCCGCGGCATCGTCGCCCGCGACCTGATCACCGGCGAGATCTCCACCCACTACGCGGACGCGGTGGTGCTCGCCTCCGGTGGCTACGGCAACGTCTTCTACCTGTCGACGAACGCCATGAACTCCAACGCCACCGCCGTGTGGCGGGCCCACCGGCGCGGCGCGTACTTCGCCAACCCCTGCTTCACCCAGATCCACCCCACCTGTATCCCGCGCACCGGTGACCACCAGTCCAAGCTCACCCTGATGAGCGAGTCGCTGCGCAACGACGGCCGCATCTGGGTCCCCAAGGCCAAGGGCGACACCCGGCCCGCCGCCGAGATCCCCGAGGACGAGCGCGACTACTACCTGGAGCGGATCTACCCCTCCTTCGGCAACCTCGTCCCACGTGACATCGCCTCCCGCGCCGCGAAGAACGTCTGCGACGAGGGCAGGGGAGTGGGCCCCGGCGGCCAGGGCGTCTACCTGGACTTCGCCGACGCCATCCGGCGCATGGGCCGGGCCGCCGTCGAGGAGAAGTACGGCAACCTCTTCGACATGTACGCGCGGATCACCGCGGAGAACCCGTACGAGGTCCCCATGCGGATCTATCCCGCCGTCCACTACACGATGGGCGGACTCTGGGTCGACTACGACCTCCAGACCACCGTCCCCGGCCTCTTCGCCATCGGCGAGGCCAACTTCTCCGACCACGGGGCCAACCGGCTCGGCGCCTCCGCCCTGATGCAGGGCCTCGCCGACGGCTACTTCGTCCTCCCCGCCACCATCAACGACTACCTCGCCCGCCACCCCCACGCCGAGCCCGTCACCGACGAACACCCGGCCGTACGGGAGGTGCTCGCCGAGACCGAGGACCGGCTGAACCTGCTGCTCGCCGTCGACGGCGACCGCACCCCCGACTCCTTCCACCGCGAACTCGGCGAACTCATGTGGGAGTACTGCGGGATGGCCCGGACCGAAGCGGGCCTCAAGACCGCGCTCGCCCGCATCCCGGAGATCCGCGAGGAGTTCTGGAGCCGGATCAAGGTCCCGGGCACCGGCCGGGAGTTCAACCAGTCCCTGGAGAAGGCGAACCGGATCGTCGACTACCTGGAACTCGCCGAGCTCATGTGCCTCGACGCGCTCCACCGCGCCGAGTCCTGCGGAGGCCACTTCCGCGAGGAGTCCCAGACGCCCGACGGCGAAGCCGCCCGCCGCGACGAGGAGTTCGCCTACGCGGCGGCCTGGGAGTTCGGCGGCACCGGAGTCTCCCCCGTCCTCCACAAGGAGGAGCTCACCTTCGAGTACGTCCACCCCACCCAGCGGAGCTACGCATGA
- the melC1 gene encoding apotyrosinase chaperone MelC1, translating into MSNITRRRALGVAAAGAAAGAAGLALAGSSVADAPRPAAPAAGPAPFDEVYQGRRITGGPAHGGGHHGGHHGGGYSVTIDGAELHVMQNADGTWISVINHYEPVATPKALARAAVRELQGAPLVPLTLT; encoded by the coding sequence ATGTCCAACATCACCCGCCGCCGGGCCCTCGGCGTCGCGGCCGCCGGCGCCGCCGCCGGCGCCGCAGGCCTCGCCCTGGCCGGCTCCTCCGTCGCCGACGCGCCCCGCCCCGCCGCTCCCGCGGCCGGCCCCGCGCCCTTCGACGAGGTCTACCAGGGCCGCCGCATCACCGGCGGACCCGCGCACGGCGGCGGCCACCACGGGGGACACCACGGAGGCGGCTACTCCGTGACGATCGACGGTGCGGAACTGCACGTCATGCAGAACGCCGACGGCACCTGGATCAGCGTGATCAACCACTACGAGCCCGTCGCCACGCCCAAGGCACTGGCGCGGGCGGCCGTCCGCGAACTCCAGGGCGCCCCGCTCGTACCCCTCACCCTCACCTGA
- a CDS encoding succinate dehydrogenase/fumarate reductase iron-sulfur subunit — protein MRLTLRVWRQRDADTPGAMSTYDVDGISADMSFLEMLDTLNEDLILRGEDPVAFDHDCREGICGACSLVINGDAHGPERTTTCQLHMRSFRDGDTIDVEPWRAAAFPVVKDLVVDRSAFDRVIQAGGYISAPTGSAPEAHATPVPKADADSAFEHAECIGCGACVAACPNGSAMLFTSAKVNHLNVLPQGSPERETRVLDMVAQMDAEGFGGCTLTGECATACPKGIPLPSISAMNKEWLRARRKAPRG, from the coding sequence ATGAGGCTCACCCTGCGCGTCTGGCGCCAGCGCGACGCCGACACCCCCGGCGCCATGTCCACCTACGACGTGGACGGCATCTCCGCCGACATGTCCTTCCTCGAGATGCTCGACACCCTCAACGAGGACCTCATCCTGCGCGGCGAGGACCCCGTGGCCTTCGACCACGACTGCCGCGAGGGCATCTGCGGCGCGTGCAGCCTCGTCATCAACGGCGACGCGCACGGACCGGAACGCACCACCACCTGCCAGCTCCACATGCGCTCCTTCCGCGACGGCGACACCATCGACGTCGAGCCCTGGCGCGCCGCCGCCTTCCCCGTCGTCAAGGACCTGGTCGTCGACCGCTCGGCCTTCGACCGGGTCATCCAGGCCGGCGGCTACATCTCCGCCCCCACCGGCTCGGCCCCCGAGGCGCACGCCACCCCCGTGCCCAAGGCGGACGCGGACTCCGCCTTCGAACACGCCGAGTGCATCGGCTGCGGGGCGTGCGTGGCGGCCTGCCCCAACGGTTCGGCGATGCTCTTCACCTCCGCCAAGGTCAACCATCTGAACGTGCTGCCGCAGGGCTCGCCCGAGCGCGAGACCCGGGTCCTCGACATGGTGGCCCAGATGGACGCGGAGGGCTTCGGCGGCTGCACCCTGACGGGGGAGTGCGCGACGGCCTGCCCGAAGGGCATCCCCCTGCCGTCGATCTCCGCGATGAACAAGGAGTGGCTGCGGGCGCGGCGGAAGGCCCCCCGCGGCTGA
- a CDS encoding 2Fe-2S iron-sulfur cluster-binding protein, with product MDDAGATSESPTSREPHEPREGGTGGRGPSAPTSDVSLRINGNTYGLRLDHRTTLLDTLREHLDLTGAKKGCDHGQCGACTVLVGGRRINSCLVLAVTCDEPVTTIEGLAGHDRLHPLQEAFVSRDALQCGYCTPGQICSAAGMLDEAAAGHPSHVTPPDRPAGGDPEPLTPEEIRERMSGNICRCGAYANIVDAIRDVAGGVSGDLVGNVGEDAVGDVIKEATS from the coding sequence GTGGACGATGCCGGAGCGACCAGCGAGAGCCCGACATCGCGTGAACCGCATGAACCACGCGAAGGCGGCACGGGGGGACGGGGACCATCCGCCCCCACGTCGGACGTCTCGCTCCGGATCAACGGGAACACGTACGGACTTCGGCTCGACCACCGCACGACCCTCCTGGACACCCTGCGCGAGCACCTGGACCTCACCGGCGCGAAGAAGGGCTGCGACCACGGCCAGTGCGGCGCCTGCACCGTGCTCGTGGGAGGCCGGCGTATCAACAGCTGCCTCGTGCTCGCCGTCACCTGCGACGAACCCGTCACCACCATCGAGGGCCTCGCGGGCCACGACCGCCTCCACCCCCTTCAGGAGGCGTTCGTCTCCCGCGACGCCCTGCAGTGCGGCTACTGCACACCCGGCCAGATCTGCTCCGCCGCGGGCATGCTCGACGAGGCCGCCGCCGGCCACCCCTCCCACGTCACACCACCGGACCGGCCGGCCGGCGGGGACCCGGAGCCCCTCACCCCGGAGGAGATCCGCGAACGGATGAGCGGCAACATCTGCCGCTGCGGCGCCTACGCGAACATCGTGGACGCCATCAGGGACGTCGCCGGGGGCGTCAGCGGGGACCTCGTCGGCAACGTCGGCGAGGACGCCGTAGGGGACGTCATCAAGGAGGCCACCTCGTGA
- the melC2 gene encoding tyrosinase MelC2 produces the protein MTVRKNQATLSADEKRRFVNALLELKRSGRYDTFVTTHNAFIMSDTDNGDRVGHRSPSFLPWHRRFLIEFEQALQSVDPTVNLPYWDWTADRTSRSSLWAPDFLGGTGRARDGQVLDGPFARSGNRWTITVRVDGRDYLRRDLGAGGRQLPTRAEVDSVLAMETYDTAPWNSSSDGFRNHLEGWRGVNLHNRVHVWVGGQMGTGVSPNDPVFWLHHAFVDKLWADWQARHPRSTYLPAADTANVVDLRDTMRPWNDVTPADMLDHTRHYTFDTAA, from the coding sequence ATGACCGTACGCAAGAACCAGGCCACCCTCAGCGCCGACGAGAAGCGGCGCTTCGTCAACGCCCTCCTGGAGCTCAAGCGCTCCGGGCGGTACGACACCTTCGTCACCACGCACAACGCCTTCATCATGAGCGACACCGACAACGGCGACCGCGTCGGCCACCGGTCGCCCTCGTTCCTGCCCTGGCACCGGCGCTTCCTCATAGAGTTCGAGCAGGCACTGCAGTCCGTCGACCCGACGGTCAACCTGCCCTACTGGGACTGGACCGCCGACCGCACCTCCCGCTCCTCGCTCTGGGCGCCCGACTTCCTCGGCGGCACCGGACGCGCCCGCGACGGCCAGGTGCTCGACGGCCCGTTCGCCCGCAGCGGCAACCGCTGGACCATCACCGTCCGCGTCGATGGCCGCGACTACCTCCGGCGCGACCTCGGCGCCGGCGGCCGCCAGCTGCCCACCCGCGCCGAGGTCGACTCCGTCCTCGCCATGGAGACCTACGACACGGCCCCGTGGAACAGCTCCTCGGACGGCTTCCGCAACCACCTTGAAGGGTGGCGCGGCGTGAACCTCCACAACCGCGTCCACGTCTGGGTCGGCGGCCAGATGGGCACCGGAGTCTCCCCCAACGACCCCGTGTTCTGGCTCCACCACGCCTTCGTCGACAAGCTGTGGGCCGACTGGCAGGCCCGCCACCCCCGGTCCACCTACCTGCCGGCCGCCGACACGGCGAACGTCGTCGACCTCCGCGACACCATGCGCCCGTGGAACGACGTCACCCCGGCCGACATGCTCGACCACACCCGCCACTACACCTTCGACACCGCCGCCTGA
- a CDS encoding ATP-binding cassette domain-containing protein, whose product MPESTHDPYVRVRGAREHNLAGVDVDIPRDALVVFTGVSGSGKSSLAFGTIYAEAQRRYFESVAPYARRLIHQVGAPAVGEITGLPPAVSLEQRRSSPNARSSVGTVTTLSNSLRMLFSRAGRYPEGAERLDSDAFSPNTAVGACPSCQGLGRIHETSERLLVPEPGLSIRQGAIAAWPGAWQGKNLRDVLDALGYDVDRPWRELDAKDREWILFTDEQPVVTVHPVRDADRIQRPYQATYMSARRYVLRTFSDSKSPALRAKAERFLTSAPCPVCGGGRLRPEALAVTFGGRTIADLAALPLTSLAALLTEEAAREGGETARVLVEDLVARIATVTELGLGYLGLDRATPTLSNGELQRLRLATQLRSGLFGVVYVLDEPSAGLHPADTEALLVVLDRLKAAGNSVFVVEHHLDVIRHADWLVDVGPRAGVHGGQVLHSGPPGDLAAVEASATRRFLFDREPAPERRVRAPAGWLRTGPVTRHNLRAVEAAFPVGVLTAVTGVSGSGKSTLVGALTEELDGVGRLVTVDQRPIGRTPRSNLATYTGLFDVVRKLFTETEEARARGYKAGRFSFNVAGGRCETCQGEGFVSVELLFLPSTYAPCPDCHGARYNPETLQVRLRGLTIAEVLDLTVESAAAFFADTPAAARSLGTLLDVGLGYLRLGQPATELSGGEAQRIKLASELQRPHRSPTLYVLDEPTTGLHPADVEVLMRQLHGLVDAGHSVIVVEHDMDVVATADWVVDLGPGGGDEGGLIVAAGPPDRVARAAGSRTAPYLARSLGSGERR is encoded by the coding sequence ATGCCCGAAAGTACCCATGATCCGTACGTCCGTGTCCGTGGCGCCCGCGAGCACAACCTCGCCGGGGTGGACGTCGACATCCCCCGTGACGCGCTCGTCGTCTTCACCGGGGTCTCGGGCTCCGGGAAGTCGTCGCTCGCGTTCGGCACGATCTACGCGGAGGCGCAGCGGCGGTACTTCGAGTCGGTGGCGCCGTACGCGCGGCGGCTGATCCACCAGGTGGGGGCGCCCGCGGTCGGTGAGATCACGGGGCTGCCGCCGGCGGTCTCCCTGGAGCAGCGCCGCTCCTCGCCGAACGCCCGCTCGTCCGTAGGGACGGTCACCACGCTCTCCAACTCGCTCCGGATGCTGTTCTCACGGGCCGGCCGCTACCCGGAGGGCGCCGAGAGGCTGGACTCCGACGCGTTCTCGCCCAACACGGCGGTGGGTGCCTGCCCTTCGTGCCAGGGTCTGGGGCGGATCCACGAGACGAGCGAGCGACTCCTCGTCCCCGAACCCGGGCTGTCGATCCGTCAGGGCGCCATCGCCGCCTGGCCGGGCGCCTGGCAGGGGAAGAACCTGCGGGACGTGCTCGACGCCCTCGGGTACGACGTCGACCGGCCGTGGCGGGAGCTCGACGCGAAGGACCGGGAGTGGATCCTGTTCACGGACGAGCAGCCGGTGGTCACGGTCCATCCGGTGCGGGACGCCGACCGCATCCAACGCCCGTACCAGGCCACGTACATGAGCGCCCGGCGTTATGTCCTGCGGACCTTCTCCGACTCGAAGAGCCCGGCGCTGCGGGCGAAGGCCGAGCGCTTCCTGACCAGTGCGCCCTGTCCGGTGTGCGGCGGCGGGCGGCTGCGTCCGGAGGCGCTCGCGGTGACCTTCGGCGGCCGGACCATCGCCGACCTCGCCGCCCTGCCGCTGACCTCGCTGGCCGCGCTGCTGACCGAAGAGGCGGCGCGGGAGGGCGGGGAGACGGCGCGCGTCCTCGTCGAGGACCTCGTCGCCCGGATCGCGACGGTCACCGAACTCGGCCTGGGCTACCTCGGTCTGGACCGTGCCACCCCGACGCTCTCCAACGGCGAGCTCCAGCGGCTGCGGCTCGCCACCCAGCTGCGTTCGGGGCTCTTCGGCGTGGTGTACGTCCTCGACGAGCCGTCCGCAGGGCTGCACCCGGCCGACACGGAGGCCCTCCTCGTGGTCCTCGACCGGCTCAAGGCGGCCGGGAACTCGGTGTTCGTCGTGGAGCACCACCTCGACGTCATCCGGCACGCGGACTGGCTCGTGGACGTCGGGCCACGGGCCGGGGTGCACGGCGGGCAGGTGCTGCACAGCGGCCCCCCGGGTGACCTCGCGGCGGTCGAGGCGTCCGCGACCCGGCGTTTCCTCTTCGACCGGGAGCCGGCGCCGGAGCGCCGGGTGCGCGCACCGGCGGGGTGGCTGCGGACGGGACCGGTCACCCGGCACAATCTGCGGGCGGTCGAAGCGGCCTTCCCGGTCGGTGTGCTGACCGCCGTCACCGGTGTCTCCGGCTCGGGCAAGTCGACGCTCGTCGGCGCGCTGACCGAGGAACTCGACGGGGTGGGGCGCCTGGTGACGGTGGATCAGCGTCCGATCGGCCGGACTCCGCGCTCCAATCTGGCCACGTACACCGGTCTGTTCGACGTCGTACGGAAGCTGTTCACGGAGACCGAGGAGGCGCGGGCGCGCGGGTACAAGGCGGGCCGCTTCTCGTTCAACGTCGCGGGCGGGCGGTGCGAGACCTGCCAGGGCGAGGGTTTTGTCTCCGTGGAGCTGCTCTTCCTGCCCAGTACGTACGCGCCCTGCCCCGACTGCCACGGCGCCCGCTACAACCCCGAGACCCTTCAGGTCCGGCTGCGCGGTCTCACCATCGCGGAGGTCCTCGATCTCACCGTCGAGTCCGCCGCGGCGTTCTTCGCGGACACGCCGGCCGCGGCGCGGAGCCTGGGCACGCTGCTCGACGTGGGTCTCGGGTATCTGCGGCTCGGGCAGCCCGCCACCGAGCTGTCCGGTGGCGAGGCCCAGCGCATCAAGCTGGCCTCGGAGCTGCAAAGGCCGCACCGCTCCCCCACCCTGTACGTGCTCGACGAGCCGACGACCGGCCTGCACCCGGCCGATGTCGAGGTCCTGATGCGCCAGCTGCACGGCCTCGTGGACGCGGGTCACTCGGTGATCGTCGTCGAGCACGACATGGACGTCGTCGCCACCGCCGACTGGGTCGTCGATCTCGGCCCGGGCGGCGGCGACGAGGGCGGCCTGATCGTGGCGGCGGGTCCGCCCGACCGGGTGGCGCGGGCGGCGGGCAGCCGCACCGCGCCGTATCTGGCCCGGTCCCTGGGGTCCGGCGAGCGGCGCTGA